The Romeriopsis navalis LEGE 11480 genomic sequence AAAGTGAAGTAGTCGTACCATTTCCAAGCTTCGGGATGCTCGGAATGGCCCGGTTGATTGACTGGTAAAACTGTCATGGTTATCTTGGCTTAAACGTCTAAATTCAAAAGTTGCGACTCGATGTCAGTCGGTTTAGGACGCTTGTTGGAGCGCTTCGAGGCTGGCGGGATCAACGCCGATGTCCTGGGCATAAGGCTGAAGAAAATCGCTATCCGATCGTTCAGCACTTGGCGCTTGGGCAATCTGCTGACGCTTTTGATCGGCCTGGGCGATTTGGTTATTCTTGAGCCATTCGTTGAACACTTCCGGTGATTCGACGATCGCCGTTGTCCGCATCGAGCCGTGGTAAGCCCCACATAGCTCTGCACAGAAAACGGGGAAGGTGCCGGTCTTGGTGGCGGTGAATTGCAGTTCGGAATCTAAGCCCGGCATGACATCTTGCTTCAGCCGGAACTGCGGAATCCAGAAGGCATGTAGTACATCGACAGCCTTCATCTGGAGTTTTACTTTTTTCCCAGCGGGAACGTGTAGTTCGCCGACCGTGACACCTTGATCGGGATATTCAAACAGCCAGGCAAATTGCATGCCCGTGACGTTGACCACAAGGTCGGCACCGTCTTTACCGGTCCCGAGGCCATAGGTGGTGGCGACTAAATCCTTGGGTGCGGGCGCGGCGATCGCCGCGCCTGGGGACATCATCTCGTCGCCCATCGCGGCCATTTGGACCTCCCCATCGCCCATTTGGTGATGGTGGGCGTGGGCCGCTTCCATCCCGGCACTGCCAGCGGTGAAACCGCCCATTTGCTGATAGACATCCACGCTGTAGACACCTAAGCCAATCACGATGACTGCGGGGATCGCGGTCCATAAAATTTCCAGCGGAATGTTGCCTTCGTTGTCGCTACCATCGGTTTCATCTCCCGGTGGCTGACGAAACTTGACCATGCCATAGATGATCAGGCCTTGGACAATGATGAAGAGGGCTGTACCGATCCCCACCATGACGTTAAATAATTGATCAACGAGCGGGGCTTGAAGTGAAGCCTGCTCGGGTAGCCAATGGTTATTCTGACCCACCCAGAAGCTAATCAGGGTAATGATAATCCCTGCAAGCAGGGTCAATAATGATGAAGGAATTTGTTGCATGGCGGAAACCTCTGCCATTTCGGAACGAGTAGGTTGTGAAAGGCGCAGCCGTAAAGCGGGCAATTCACACAAAAGTAATGTTGCGGTTAGGTACGAACCATGAGAGAAACGACCGACGAGGGAATCGCCTGCAAGACAGGTGATACATCAGGCGGTGCACTGAATCGATGGTGGTATCAATATTTGGGTTAACTGCGAATGTCTGACAATTCTTAACTTGAGTTAACACTTCATCAGGGAACTTAGGACAAATGTAAGTACGCACAGCACGAACACTACTCCC encodes the following:
- a CDS encoding cytochrome c oxidase subunit II, with the protein product MQQIPSSLLTLLAGIIITLISFWVGQNNHWLPEQASLQAPLVDQLFNVMVGIGTALFIIVQGLIIYGMVKFRQPPGDETDGSDNEGNIPLEILWTAIPAVIVIGLGVYSVDVYQQMGGFTAGSAGMEAAHAHHHQMGDGEVQMAAMGDEMMSPGAAIAAPAPKDLVATTYGLGTGKDGADLVVNVTGMQFAWLFEYPDQGVTVGELHVPAGKKVKLQMKAVDVLHAFWIPQFRLKQDVMPGLDSELQFTATKTGTFPVFCAELCGAYHGSMRTTAIVESPEVFNEWLKNNQIAQADQKRQQIAQAPSAERSDSDFLQPYAQDIGVDPASLEALQQAS